A DNA window from Parabacteroides johnsonii DSM 18315 contains the following coding sequences:
- a CDS encoding acyltransferase, translating to MKRIVFLDYVRVFACFLVMVVHASENFYGAPGSTDMVGPQAFLANEADRLWVSMYDGFSRMAVPLFIIVSAFLLAPMKEGLTMWQFYRRRSIRILPPFFIFMILYSTLPMLWGQIDGATSIKDLSRIFLNFPTLAGHLWFMFPLISIYLFIPIVSPWLSKATAKEERFFIGLFLLSTCMPYLNRWFGEVWGQCFWNEYHMLWYFSGYLGYLVLAHYIHVHLTWNRSKRFIVGTALMLVGAALTIYSFYVQAIPGEILPTPVLEIGWAFCTINCVLLTAGTFLMFSCIELSETPRFVLELSKLSYGMYLMHIFWLGLWVTVFKSALPLPTVAAIPVIATCTFICCFVTTKVISLIPGGKWIVG from the coding sequence ATGAAACGTATAGTTTTTTTGGATTATGTACGCGTGTTCGCATGCTTCCTTGTCATGGTCGTCCACGCCAGTGAAAATTTTTACGGAGCCCCCGGTTCGACGGACATGGTGGGACCACAAGCCTTTCTGGCAAATGAGGCAGACCGGCTATGGGTGTCTATGTACGACGGGTTTTCGCGTATGGCTGTACCGTTGTTTATAATAGTCTCCGCTTTTCTTCTTGCACCGATGAAGGAAGGGCTGACCATGTGGCAATTCTACCGTCGGCGTAGCATCCGCATCCTGCCGCCGTTTTTCATATTCATGATACTCTACAGTACCTTGCCGATGTTGTGGGGGCAGATTGATGGAGCGACCTCGATTAAAGACCTGTCGCGGATATTTCTGAACTTCCCGACGCTGGCCGGGCACTTATGGTTCATGTTTCCTTTAATCAGCATTTATCTGTTCATCCCTATTGTCTCGCCCTGGTTGAGCAAGGCAACGGCCAAAGAAGAACGTTTCTTTATCGGACTGTTCCTACTGTCGACCTGTATGCCTTACCTGAACCGTTGGTTCGGGGAAGTGTGGGGACAGTGCTTTTGGAACGAATATCATATGTTGTGGTATTTTTCCGGTTACTTAGGCTATCTCGTGCTTGCACATTATATACATGTCCATCTGACCTGGAATCGCTCCAAACGTTTCATTGTCGGAACCGCTTTGATGCTTGTTGGTGCGGCTTTGACCATCTATTCGTTCTATGTTCAGGCCATACCCGGAGAGATTCTTCCCACGCCCGTACTGGAAATAGGGTGGGCTTTCTGTACCATCAATTGTGTGCTTCTCACGGCAGGTACGTTCTTGATGTTCAGTTGTATTGAACTTTCCGAAACTCCACGCTTCGTGCTGGAACTCTCTAAACTCAGCTATGGGATGTATCTGATGCATATCTTTTGGCTCGGCCTGTGGGTGACAGTGTTTAAGTCCGCCTTACCGTTGCCGACTGTTGCTGCCATCCCTGTTATTGCGACATGCACGTTTATTTGCTGCTTCGTGACAACCAAGGTTATTTCGCTCATACCGGGCGGCAAATGGATCGTCGGGTAG
- a CDS encoding biotin/lipoyl-containing protein: MEIHIGNRVADVSLLGKEGNKVRLDIDGQSYEADIVMAENGACSILHNGHSYNAELIRSEGGKNYQVNTLFSSYSVDIIDSQTKYLRMRKSSEEKQGDKVVSPMPGKVMKIPVSEGDLLSAGDIVAVLEAMKMQSNYKVSSDCRVREILVKEGDTVNANQVLMTLEVINQEENAERKDI; the protein is encoded by the coding sequence ATGGAGATACATATTGGAAATCGGGTGGCAGATGTGTCGCTACTTGGAAAGGAAGGGAACAAGGTTCGGCTCGACATAGACGGGCAATCCTATGAGGCGGATATCGTAATGGCCGAGAACGGCGCTTGTTCGATCTTGCACAACGGTCATTCTTATAATGCTGAGCTGATCCGTTCGGAGGGGGGAAAGAATTATCAGGTCAATACGCTTTTCTCCTCTTATTCGGTCGACATAATTGATTCGCAGACCAAATATCTGCGTATGCGCAAAAGTAGCGAAGAGAAGCAGGGCGACAAGGTTGTATCGCCGATGCCTGGAAAGGTCATGAAGATTCCGGTGAGCGAAGGGGATCTCTTGTCTGCCGGGGATATTGTGGCGGTACTCGAAGCCATGAAGATGCAGAGCAATTATAAGGTCAGCTCGGATTGCCGGGTTCGTGAAATCCTGGTGAAGGAGGGAGATACGGTGAACGCGAATCAGGTGTTGATGACATTGGAAGTAATTAATCAGGAAGAAAATGCAGAAAGAAAAGATATATAA
- a CDS encoding flavodoxin has product MKTIGIFYGSSNGTTESVAKQIAEKLGVKSADIHNVGQASPADFASYEVLLLGSSTWGAGDLQDDWYDFLPKIKKLDLSGKLVGLFGCGDSSSFSDTFCDAIGTIYNDLKATGCKFVGSMDTSSYTYDDSTAVVDGKFVGLALDEMNEDDQTPVRIDAWIESLKKDGVE; this is encoded by the coding sequence ATGAAGACTATAGGAATCTTTTACGGTTCGTCGAACGGGACAACCGAAAGTGTTGCGAAACAGATTGCGGAAAAATTGGGCGTCAAATCAGCGGATATTCACAATGTCGGCCAGGCATCACCTGCCGATTTCGCTTCTTATGAAGTGTTGCTGCTGGGCAGTTCCACCTGGGGAGCGGGCGATCTTCAGGACGACTGGTATGATTTCCTCCCAAAAATCAAGAAACTGGATTTATCCGGGAAGCTGGTCGGGCTGTTCGGCTGCGGCGATTCTTCTTCTTTCAGTGATACTTTCTGCGACGCAATCGGGACAATCTACAACGACCTGAAAGCCACGGGCTGCAAATTCGTCGGCAGCATGGATACTTCCAGCTACACCTACGACGATTCGACCGCTGTCGTCGATGGCAAATTCGTCGGTCTCGCCCTGGATGAAATGAACGAAGACGACCAGACTCCGGTACGTATAGACGCCTGGATCGAAAGTTTGAAAAAAGACGGGGTGGAATAA
- the accC gene encoding acetyl-CoA carboxylase biotin carboxylase subunit, whose product MIRKVLIANRGEIAVRVMRSCREMGIRSVAVFSEADRTARHVLYADETALIGPAASKDSYLDIEKIIWVAKQHKVDAIHPGYGFLSENADFARRCKEEGIIFIGPSAETMEAMGDKISARKRMIAAGVPVVPGTQQPLQDVGEARRICREIGFPVMLKASMGGGGKGMRLIHCEEEVEEAYNAARSESLSSFGDDTVYLEKFVEGPHHIEFQILGDNHGNVIHLCERECSVQRRNQKIVEESPSPFITPDLRQEMGEKAVAAAKAVDYSGAGTIEFLVDKHRNFYFLEMNTRLQVEHPITEEVLGLDLVKEQLRIADNEPLHIRQEDISQRGHAIECRICAEDTANNFMPSPGVIRQLTEPNGIGVRIDSYVYEGYEIPVYYDPMIGKLIVWATSREYAIERMRRVLHEYKITGLKTNISYLRRIMDIPDFVHGTYDTSFIGKHGEELQHPVNPGDEHESENIAMIAAYMDYLMNLEENVSGSSADNRPISRWREFGLQKGVLRI is encoded by the coding sequence ATGATAAGAAAAGTTCTGATTGCAAATCGGGGCGAGATAGCTGTGAGGGTTATGCGCTCCTGTCGCGAAATGGGGATACGGTCGGTGGCTGTTTTTTCGGAAGCAGACCGGACGGCACGTCACGTCCTTTATGCCGACGAAACGGCCCTGATAGGACCGGCAGCATCAAAAGATAGTTACCTGGATATCGAAAAGATCATCTGGGTAGCCAAACAGCACAAGGTGGATGCAATCCATCCCGGATATGGTTTCTTGTCCGAGAATGCGGATTTTGCCCGTCGGTGTAAAGAAGAAGGAATCATCTTTATCGGCCCGTCAGCTGAAACGATGGAGGCGATGGGAGATAAAATATCCGCCCGCAAGCGGATGATAGCTGCTGGTGTACCGGTCGTCCCTGGCACGCAGCAGCCTTTGCAGGATGTCGGAGAAGCACGCCGGATCTGCCGAGAGATTGGCTTTCCGGTCATGCTGAAAGCCTCGATGGGAGGCGGTGGAAAAGGGATGCGCCTGATTCATTGCGAAGAAGAAGTGGAAGAAGCTTACAATGCCGCTCGCTCAGAGTCGCTCTCTTCTTTTGGCGACGATACGGTTTATCTGGAGAAGTTTGTGGAGGGACCACATCATATCGAATTCCAGATTTTAGGCGACAATCACGGGAATGTGATCCATCTCTGCGAACGCGAATGTTCTGTGCAACGCCGTAACCAGAAGATTGTCGAGGAAAGTCCGTCGCCGTTCATCACGCCAGATCTACGGCAGGAGATGGGCGAGAAGGCGGTAGCGGCTGCCAAGGCTGTCGACTATTCCGGTGCCGGGACAATCGAATTCCTGGTCGATAAACACCGTAATTTTTATTTCCTCGAAATGAATACCCGTTTGCAGGTGGAGCATCCGATCACTGAGGAAGTGCTGGGGCTCGACTTGGTAAAGGAGCAGCTCCGTATTGCCGACAATGAACCGTTGCACATTCGGCAGGAAGATATCTCTCAGCGCGGACATGCCATCGAATGCCGGATTTGTGCCGAAGATACCGCCAACAATTTCATGCCGTCACCCGGCGTCATCCGCCAGCTGACCGAACCGAACGGGATCGGGGTGCGGATCGATAGTTATGTCTATGAAGGCTATGAGATTCCGGTCTATTACGATCCGATGATCGGCAAACTGATCGTTTGGGCTACCAGCCGCGAGTATGCGATCGAACGAATGAGGCGTGTCTTACACGAATACAAGATTACCGGGCTGAAAACGAATATTAGCTATCTCAGGCGGATCATGGATATACCTGATTTTGTGCATGGAACCTATGATACGTCGTTTATAGGAAAACATGGCGAGGAACTGCAACATCCGGTCAACCCCGGAGACGAACATGAATCGGAAAATATCGCCATGATCGCCGCTTATATGGATTACCTGATGAATCTGGAGGAAAACGTATCGGGCTCTTCGGCGGATAACCGCCCGATCAGCCGTTGGCGAGAGTTTGGGTTACAGAAAGGTGTGTTAAGGATTTGA
- a CDS encoding TonB-dependent receptor — translation MNKIYILVLCLCCAVSAMMADTYNNEKEVMNPTDANIFGHVVDKATGEHLPGITIILKGTTIGTATDDSGHYMLKNLPEGEFMIEVSFIGFKTVTKKITTRKGKTQELNFELEEDLISLEGVVVSANRNETKRRLAPTLVKVLSPTLFEKTNSTTLAQGLVFQPGVRVENDCQNCGYSQVRINGMEGKYTQILIDSRPIFSALAGVYGLEQIPANMIERVEVIRGGGSALFGSSAIAGTINIITKEPIRNSGSFGHTISNLDGSGAYDNNTTLNLSWVSSDNKMGAYIYGQNRYRSAWDSNGDGFSELPKLKNQTIGFNGFYKTGAYSKLNIEYHHMEEFRRGGSGMKLPPHIAEAPELNGMGEAGLVEQLQHSINTGSLKFNVFTPNQKHNLSLYASGQHIHRDSYYSAYGRTTDFTGVMGAQYLYSFDKCLFMPADLTGGIEFSHDDLDDRATDRLKYRDAALKEDPTATGQHLQELIEKYTPASLHQIINVWSAYAQNEWKNDKWSFLIGGRIDKNSIMGKAIFSPRANVRYNPTADINLRLSYAEGFRAPQAFDEDLHISNVGGARVSIVRDPNLKEERSRSVNGSVDWYHYFGDFQVNMLLEGFYTKLSDPFVLSAPVESENGSLVQTRSNGSGAKVYGSTLEGKIAWRNKVQIQAGITVQRSVYDEPEEWSADKEHLTDTERHSDKILRTPNLYGYFTASYTPVKSFTIAFNGNYTGRMYVPHLMSEVNGTADVLVKSPDFFELGAKLSYDFKLTAAMTLQLNLGIQNLFDSYQNDFDKGATRDSGYIYGPGTPRTYYAGAKFSF, via the coding sequence ATGAACAAAATTTATATACTTGTCCTATGCCTTTGCTGTGCCGTTTCGGCAATGATGGCAGATACCTATAACAACGAAAAAGAAGTGATGAACCCTACGGATGCCAATATTTTCGGGCATGTCGTGGATAAGGCGACTGGTGAACATTTGCCGGGAATAACGATTATCCTGAAAGGAACGACAATCGGCACGGCGACTGATGACTCTGGACATTATATGTTGAAAAATCTTCCCGAAGGAGAGTTCATGATCGAAGTCTCCTTTATCGGCTTCAAGACGGTTACGAAAAAAATAACGACCAGAAAAGGGAAGACGCAGGAACTGAATTTCGAGCTTGAAGAAGATTTGATCTCGCTCGAGGGTGTAGTCGTCTCTGCCAACCGCAACGAAACAAAACGCCGTTTGGCGCCTACCCTGGTGAAGGTACTCAGCCCGACCTTATTCGAAAAGACCAACTCCACGACATTGGCGCAGGGACTGGTTTTCCAACCGGGCGTCCGGGTCGAGAACGATTGCCAGAACTGCGGCTACTCGCAAGTCCGCATCAATGGTATGGAGGGGAAATATACACAGATATTGATCGATTCTCGTCCTATCTTTTCCGCACTGGCTGGTGTGTACGGACTGGAACAAATCCCGGCCAATATGATCGAGCGGGTCGAAGTGATACGGGGAGGAGGTTCTGCTTTGTTCGGTTCGTCGGCTATCGCCGGAACAATCAATATCATAACGAAAGAGCCCATCCGCAATTCCGGTTCCTTCGGACATACGATCTCCAACCTGGACGGCTCCGGTGCGTATGATAACAATACGACTCTTAATCTCTCGTGGGTATCTTCGGACAATAAAATGGGTGCTTACATATATGGGCAAAACCGTTATCGTTCGGCTTGGGATTCGAATGGAGACGGCTTTTCCGAGCTTCCAAAGCTGAAAAACCAGACGATCGGTTTCAACGGCTTTTATAAGACCGGCGCCTACTCCAAATTGAATATCGAATACCACCATATGGAAGAGTTTCGCCGGGGTGGCAGTGGGATGAAACTGCCGCCGCATATCGCCGAAGCCCCCGAACTCAACGGGATGGGTGAGGCCGGGCTTGTCGAACAGTTGCAACATTCGATCAATACGGGAAGCCTGAAGTTTAATGTCTTTACTCCGAACCAGAAACATAACCTCAGCCTCTACGCCTCCGGACAGCATATCCACCGCGACAGCTATTACAGCGCGTATGGCCGGACGACAGATTTCACAGGCGTGATGGGAGCGCAGTATCTCTATAGTTTTGACAAATGCCTCTTCATGCCTGCCGATCTGACGGGGGGTATCGAGTTTAGCCACGATGATCTGGACGATCGTGCCACCGATAGATTGAAATACCGGGATGCTGCACTAAAGGAAGATCCGACGGCTACCGGACAGCATTTGCAGGAACTGATCGAAAAATATACGCCGGCATCCTTGCACCAGATCATAAACGTGTGGAGCGCCTATGCACAGAACGAGTGGAAAAATGATAAATGGAGCTTCCTGATCGGTGGGCGTATCGATAAGAACAGCATCATGGGTAAGGCTATTTTCAGTCCTCGTGCCAATGTGCGCTATAACCCGACAGCCGACATCAATCTCCGGTTGAGCTATGCCGAAGGGTTCCGTGCCCCGCAGGCCTTTGACGAAGATTTGCATATCAGTAATGTCGGAGGCGCGCGCGTCTCGATCGTGCGGGACCCGAACCTGAAGGAAGAGCGTTCGCGGAGTGTGAATGGGTCTGTCGACTGGTATCATTATTTTGGAGACTTCCAGGTGAATATGTTGTTGGAAGGATTCTACACGAAACTGAGTGATCCGTTTGTCTTGTCGGCTCCTGTAGAATCGGAAAACGGTTCGCTGGTGCAGACTCGCAGCAACGGTTCGGGGGCTAAGGTGTACGGCTCTACACTGGAGGGAAAGATTGCCTGGCGGAATAAAGTACAGATACAGGCTGGTATAACGGTACAACGGAGTGTATATGACGAACCGGAGGAATGGAGCGCGGATAAAGAACATCTGACGGATACGGAGCGGCACAGCGATAAGATTTTGCGTACCCCGAACCTGTATGGTTATTTCACAGCATCCTATACACCGGTAAAATCGTTTACGATAGCGTTTAACGGTAATTATACCGGGCGGATGTATGTCCCTCATCTGATGTCCGAAGTGAACGGGACAGCGGATGTTCTGGTGAAGAGTCCGGATTTCTTTGAACTGGGAGCCAAGTTGAGCTATGATTTCAAGTTAACGGCAGCCATGACCTTGCAACTTAACTTAGGCATCCAGAACCTGTTCGATTCTTATCAAAACGATTTCGACAAAGGAGCAACTCGCGACTCCGGCTATATTTATGGCCCGGGAACTCCCCGCACCTACTACGCGGGAGCCAAGTTCAGTTTTTGA
- a CDS encoding thioesterase family protein produces the protein MLEKGLKHTSRTVVLPDNFALAMRSGDLPVLATPALVALMENAAMLAVAAELPEGATTVGVKMDMTHVRPSGGGEEVYAEATLVEVEGRKLTFSLVARDSVDVIGEGTHIRYIVDRTKFLSKLKG, from the coding sequence ATGTTGGAAAAAGGATTGAAACATACCAGCCGGACTGTCGTACTGCCGGATAATTTCGCATTGGCGATGAGGTCGGGAGATCTGCCCGTATTGGCAACGCCGGCTTTGGTGGCATTGATGGAAAATGCGGCGATGTTGGCTGTTGCGGCTGAACTCCCAGAAGGGGCGACCACTGTCGGTGTTAAAATGGACATGACGCATGTTCGTCCTTCCGGTGGAGGTGAGGAAGTGTATGCGGAAGCAACACTGGTCGAGGTGGAAGGACGGAAGTTAACCTTCTCGCTGGTCGCCAGGGACTCGGTGGATGTGATCGGCGAAGGCACGCATATCCGTTATATAGTTGACAGAACGAAATTTTTGTCGAAACTGAAAGGTTAG
- a CDS encoding TonB-dependent receptor, giving the protein MKVFVHVFFLLVCLSQLNLTAQNKITLSGKVTDQQGTPLSLVTIAVENTTFGTYTDDSGHYSLQVSPGKHTFVVSSLGYQTIKTSLDLHHNKTLDFQLEESSVNLNSVEVYGKTHSQQARESALSVNTFDVKPVINSLSNLNELVNRTSGVKVREEGGVGSDFDLSINGLSGNSVRYFIDGIPLDSKGSNVTLANLPVNLIDRVEIYKGVVPASLGTDALGGAVNIITLAEKKNFMDASYSIGSFHTHRADLNAQFVEQCTGLIVRPTIGINYSKNDYWMKDVQMRNETGDQFIYGNPKRFHDGYFSLLAQIETGITGKLWADEFFVSASYSKTDKELQTGSVQTKVYGMAERNSDAWNVSARYNKHNFITEGMTLKATLSHTWDHSITIDTAYRKYYWDGGYIVSQRNEIRGNEPSIRHYKRPLTIARVNLDYQLNRHHGLNLNYHMSRTGNDRYDDLDQSFEPSNDAVTKHIIGLTYSQSFFDGKMQNVFFAKDYVNHPNIRQTDQSTVTGSDKVQGSTTKNYFGYGTGLRYLFFDPLAVKVSYEHSVRLPIARELLGNGTTIYANVALEPEKSNNVNLALFGTWHPAGRHTVYYEANGFLRHVDNYIQTSVIEKEGMMQFVNDPAVHIKGVEGEIRYDWDGRLQLMANVSYQDARDQQKYKEDGKPSATYDNHVPNRPWLFGSAEASYTFRNFLQQDNKLRLGYTFQWVHWYFLTWEAYGNRDTKARIPSQHICNANITYSWKHDRYNIALECSNFLDETAYDNYKLQKPGRAFFAKFRVFIN; this is encoded by the coding sequence ATGAAAGTCTTTGTACATGTATTTTTTTTGCTTGTCTGCCTGTCGCAACTGAACCTGACGGCACAAAACAAAATTACGCTCTCCGGAAAAGTCACCGACCAGCAAGGCACTCCCCTGTCGTTGGTAACGATCGCCGTCGAAAACACAACCTTCGGCACTTATACGGATGACAGCGGACATTATTCCCTGCAAGTATCCCCCGGCAAACACACGTTCGTCGTCTCCTCTTTAGGATACCAAACGATCAAAACCTCACTCGACCTCCACCACAACAAAACCCTCGACTTCCAACTGGAAGAAAGCTCCGTCAACCTGAATTCGGTGGAAGTGTACGGAAAAACACACTCACAACAGGCAAGAGAAAGCGCACTTTCAGTCAATACATTTGACGTCAAACCGGTAATCAATTCGCTTAGTAACTTGAATGAATTAGTGAATCGCACAAGTGGTGTCAAAGTGCGTGAAGAGGGAGGCGTAGGTTCCGACTTCGACCTCTCGATCAATGGGCTGTCTGGCAATTCCGTCCGTTATTTCATCGACGGTATTCCCTTGGACAGCAAAGGGAGCAATGTAACACTTGCCAATCTACCCGTCAACCTCATCGACCGGGTGGAAATCTATAAAGGCGTAGTACCAGCCTCATTGGGTACGGATGCATTAGGCGGTGCAGTAAACATCATCACCCTAGCGGAAAAGAAAAACTTTATGGACGCTTCTTATAGTATCGGTTCTTTCCACACACATCGAGCCGATCTGAACGCACAGTTTGTGGAACAATGCACCGGACTGATCGTGCGTCCTACTATTGGCATCAACTATTCGAAAAACGACTACTGGATGAAAGACGTACAAATGCGCAATGAAACAGGCGACCAATTTATCTATGGTAATCCCAAACGTTTCCATGACGGCTATTTTTCGCTATTGGCACAGATAGAAACCGGAATCACAGGCAAACTCTGGGCCGACGAATTCTTTGTTTCCGCTTCCTATTCTAAAACGGACAAGGAGTTGCAGACCGGCTCCGTGCAGACCAAAGTCTATGGGATGGCTGAACGTAATTCGGATGCATGGAACGTATCGGCACGTTACAACAAACATAATTTCATTACCGAGGGCATGACATTGAAAGCGACATTATCGCACACATGGGACCATTCTATTACTATAGATACGGCCTATCGAAAATATTATTGGGATGGAGGCTACATTGTGAGTCAGCGCAACGAAATCAGAGGCAATGAACCTTCCATACGTCATTATAAACGCCCTCTGACTATCGCACGTGTCAATTTGGATTACCAGCTGAACAGGCATCACGGTCTCAATCTGAACTATCATATGAGCCGAACCGGAAATGACCGCTATGATGATTTGGACCAGAGTTTCGAACCATCAAACGATGCTGTAACCAAACATATCATCGGACTGACCTACAGCCAGTCGTTTTTTGATGGAAAAATGCAGAATGTATTCTTTGCCAAAGATTATGTGAACCACCCGAATATCCGGCAGACCGACCAGTCCACCGTGACGGGATCGGACAAAGTGCAAGGTTCCACTACCAAAAATTATTTTGGATATGGTACCGGACTACGCTATCTATTCTTCGATCCATTGGCGGTAAAGGTTTCTTATGAACATAGCGTACGCCTGCCCATCGCACGTGAATTGTTAGGCAACGGGACCACCATCTATGCAAATGTAGCGCTGGAACCAGAAAAAAGCAACAACGTCAATCTCGCCTTGTTCGGCACATGGCATCCTGCCGGCAGACATACTGTCTATTACGAGGCAAACGGATTTCTGCGTCATGTGGACAATTATATACAGACCTCCGTTATTGAAAAAGAAGGCATGATGCAGTTTGTCAATGATCCCGCCGTTCATATTAAAGGAGTCGAGGGAGAAATTCGTTATGATTGGGACGGCCGATTGCAACTCATGGCCAACGTCAGCTATCAGGACGCCCGTGACCAACAAAAATACAAAGAAGATGGCAAACCATCCGCCACATACGACAACCACGTGCCCAACCGCCCCTGGTTGTTCGGCAGCGCGGAAGCAAGCTATACATTCCGCAACTTCCTGCAACAGGACAACAAACTACGTTTAGGCTATACATTTCAATGGGTACATTGGTATTTCCTAACATGGGAAGCCTATGGTAACCGCGATACTAAAGCCCGTATTCCCTCGCAACATATCTGCAATGCCAATATCACCTATTCATGGAAACACGACCGTTATAATATCGCATTGGAATGTTCTAATTTCCTCGATGAAACAGCTTATGACAACTATAAGCTGCAAAAACCCGGACGCGCTTTCTTTGCAAAGTTTAGAGTTTTTATCAATTAA
- the eno gene encoding phosphopyruvate hydratase, which translates to MRIEKITGREILDSRGNPTVEVDVWLESGVMGRASVPSGASTGEHEALELRDGDKNRYGGKGVQKAVENVNKAIAPTLVGMSALNQRAIDHAMLKLDGTKTKSNLGANAILGVSLAVAKAAANYLDIPLYRYIGGTNTYVMPVPMMNIINGGSHSDAPIAFQEFMIRPVGASSFKEGLRMGAEVFHALKKVLKDRGLSTAVGDEGGFAPNLEGTEDALNSIIAAIEAAGYVPGQDVKIGMDCASSEFYVNGVYDYTKFEGVKGIKRTADEQIAYLEKLIDEYPIDSIEDGMSENDWEGWKKLTERIGNRCQLVGDDLFVTNVDFLSKGIQDGCANSILIKVNQIGSLTETLDAIEMAHRHGYTTVTSHRSGETEDATIADIAVATNSGQIKTGSLSRSDRMAKYNQLLRIEEELGDLAVYGYKRIK; encoded by the coding sequence ATGAGAATAGAAAAGATTACAGGACGTGAAATCCTCGACTCGAGAGGAAATCCTACTGTTGAGGTAGATGTATGGTTGGAATCAGGTGTAATGGGGCGTGCTTCCGTTCCGTCGGGTGCTTCGACCGGAGAACACGAGGCGCTGGAACTGCGCGATGGCGATAAGAATCGCTATGGAGGCAAAGGCGTGCAGAAAGCAGTTGAAAACGTCAATAAGGCGATTGCTCCGACCTTGGTGGGAATGTCGGCTTTGAACCAGCGGGCCATTGACCATGCAATGTTGAAACTCGATGGGACCAAAACCAAATCCAACTTAGGAGCCAATGCGATCCTGGGTGTTTCTCTTGCCGTGGCAAAGGCGGCAGCTAACTATCTGGATATCCCGTTGTATCGGTATATTGGGGGCACGAATACCTATGTAATGCCTGTACCGATGATGAATATCATCAATGGGGGTTCTCACAGCGATGCTCCGATCGCTTTCCAGGAATTTATGATTCGTCCGGTTGGCGCTTCTTCTTTCAAGGAAGGCCTACGGATGGGAGCGGAAGTGTTCCATGCGTTGAAAAAGGTATTGAAAGATCGTGGTTTGAGCACGGCTGTAGGCGATGAGGGCGGCTTCGCACCGAACCTGGAAGGAACGGAAGACGCGTTGAACTCGATCATCGCTGCTATCGAAGCCGCAGGTTATGTGCCCGGACAGGATGTGAAAATCGGTATGGATTGTGCTTCTTCTGAATTTTATGTAAACGGTGTTTACGACTATACCAAATTTGAAGGTGTGAAAGGCATTAAACGTACGGCAGACGAACAGATTGCATATCTGGAGAAGCTGATCGACGAATATCCGATCGATTCTATCGAAGACGGTATGAGTGAAAACGACTGGGAAGGCTGGAAGAAGTTGACAGAGCGGATCGGCAACCGCTGCCAGTTGGTGGGCGACGACCTGTTTGTTACAAATGTGGACTTCCTCTCCAAAGGAATTCAGGATGGTTGCGCAAACTCTATCCTGATCAAGGTGAACCAGATCGGTTCGCTGACGGAAACACTCGATGCGATTGAAATGGCGCATCGCCACGGCTATACGACCGTGACCTCCCACCGTTCCGGAGAAACGGAAGATGCTACGATTGCCGATATTGCCGTTGCCACCAACAGCGGACAGATCAAGACTGGTTCTTTGAGCCGTTCCGATCGTATGGCTAAGTATAACCAGTTACTTCGTATCGAAGAGGAACTGGGTGATCTGGCGGTTTATGGATATAAAAGAATAAAATAA